The sequence below is a genomic window from uncultured Stenotrophomonas sp..
TGCTCGGCGGCTTCCTTGTTCTTGCCGGCGTCCTTCCACAGGATCGAGGCGCAGCCTTCAGGGCTGATGGTCGAGTAGACGCTGTATTCCAGCATCAGGGTGCGGTCGCCCACGCCCAGCGCCAGCGCGCCGCCGGAGCCGCCTTCGCCGATCACGGTGCAGATCACCGGCACCTTCAGTTCGGCCATTTCCATCAGGTTGCGGGCGATGGCCTCGGACTGGCCGCGCTCCTCGGCGTCGATGCCCGGCCAGGCGCCGGCGGTGTCGATCAGGGTCAGCACCGGCAGCTTGAAGCGCTCGGCCATCTTCATCAGCCGCAGCGCCTTGCGGTAGCCCTCGGGCTTGGGCATGCCGAAGTTGCGGCGGATCTTTTCCTTGGTGTCGCGGCCCTTCTGGTGACCGATGACCATGCAAGAGGCGCCGTTAAAGCGCGCCAGGCCGCCGACGATCGCCTTGTCGTCGGCGAAGGCGCGGTCGCCAGCCAGTTCCTGGAATTCGTCGCAGAAGATGCCGATGTAGTCCAGCGGGTAGGGGCGCTGGGGGTGGCGCGCCACCTGCAGCACCTGCCACGAGGACAGGTTGCGGAAGATCTGCGCGGTGCGCAGGCGCAGCTTGTCCTCCAGCGCCCGCAC
It includes:
- the accA gene encoding acetyl-CoA carboxylase, carboxytransferase, alpha subunit (Evidence 2a : Function of homologous gene experimentally demonstrated in an other organism; PubMedId : 11157970, 9226257, 1355089, 9298646, 7678242, 9668099; Product type e : enzyme), whose amino-acid sequence is MNPNYLDFEQPIADLEAKIKDLRSASAGPAVNVETEVRALEDKLRLRTAQIFRNLSSWQVLQVARHPQRPYPLDYIGIFCDEFQELAGDRAFADDKAIVGGLARFNGASCMVIGHQKGRDTKEKIRRNFGMPKPEGYRKALRLMKMAERFKLPVLTLIDTAGAWPGIDAEERGQSEAIARNLMEMAELKVPVICTVIGEGGSGGALALGVGDRTLMLEYSVYSTISPEGCASILWKDAGKNKEAAEQLGMTAARLKSLGLIDKVVREPIGGAHRNPTQMAKRLKAVLINELDALEKLSIDELLDKRYKRLRGYGTYEAA